A single genomic interval of Nonomuraea rubra harbors:
- a CDS encoding lysylphosphatidylglycerol synthase transmembrane domain-containing protein, whose amino-acid sequence MAESRAENDVYVVEPLLPQRLRRPSDLLRFFATLIVLGAVILLALVAKQTLIGLEADVKEGAELVPLLSRIAAFLGGAAVLIVPTAFAVERVFHRDGLRVAEGLIAAIVGMAGSFLLGQWLVGGNVDDLRVLLTGDRRIEPLNTLLTSVIAYSTAVRISRRPTWRMLMWTTIALYILALFSGRQITIPSAIVTVLVGMAIGYATLYGVGSPNTRPPGNAVVAALRKLSFVPVSARRVEDDHQGSRRYAIGLKDGSSLDVTVLDRDRQVAGLPYRLWRRIRLNSETRRRAIRSLRAELEREALMAYAAQAAGASTPRLLGTSEIGTEAALLAYEHIETRPLDEVPDAEIDDELLAQIWEQVELLQIQRLAHRRLTGDSIHLDGAGRVVLTDARSGEVAAGDLLLRLDVAQLLTYLALRVGPERSVRAAADVMGPDALAAAMPLLQQIALTRETRAALAKAKNVLPGIREHIVALKPQSKVEEVRLERFRPRTLITIIASTLAAYIVLYQLSRVDVYHVITTANWAWSGLALVASFASYVAAAFMLRGFVPEHLPLWRTVLAQFAGSFVKLVAPAAVGGVAINTRYLQKRGIHPASAVASVGASQLIMLVFHIMLLALFAYITGSTTPTSFTPSRTLVLVLLGVAVLVVAVLGVPPLRRLVTARLRKLFSNVLPRLLDVLQSPRKMVEACFGTLSITLTFIVCLDACVAAFGGTLSFTAVAVVFLTANAIGSAAPTPGGLGAVEVALVGGLTVAGVLPEVATSAVLLYRLLTFWLPVLPGWAAFTYLQRNEAL is encoded by the coding sequence GTGGCCGAGTCGCGCGCGGAAAACGACGTCTACGTCGTAGAGCCGCTGCTGCCCCAGCGCCTGCGCCGTCCCTCCGACCTGCTGCGCTTCTTCGCCACGCTCATCGTGCTCGGCGCGGTCATCCTGCTCGCCCTCGTCGCCAAGCAGACGCTCATCGGGCTCGAGGCCGACGTCAAGGAGGGCGCCGAGCTCGTGCCGCTGCTGAGCAGGATCGCCGCCTTCCTCGGCGGCGCGGCCGTGCTCATCGTGCCCACGGCCTTCGCGGTCGAGCGCGTCTTCCACCGCGACGGGCTGCGCGTCGCAGAAGGGCTGATCGCCGCCATCGTCGGCATGGCCGGGTCGTTCCTGCTCGGGCAGTGGCTCGTCGGCGGCAACGTCGACGACCTGCGCGTGCTGCTCACCGGAGACCGCCGCATCGAGCCGCTCAACACGCTGCTCACCTCGGTCATCGCCTACTCCACCGCCGTCCGCATCTCCCGCCGCCCGACCTGGCGGATGCTGATGTGGACCACCATCGCGCTCTACATCCTCGCCCTCTTCTCCGGCCGCCAGATCACCATCCCCAGCGCCATCGTCACCGTCCTGGTCGGCATGGCCATCGGCTACGCCACGCTGTACGGCGTCGGCAGCCCCAACACGCGCCCGCCGGGCAACGCCGTGGTCGCCGCCCTGCGCAAGCTGTCGTTCGTGCCCGTCTCCGCCCGCCGCGTCGAGGACGACCACCAGGGCAGCCGCCGCTACGCCATCGGCCTCAAGGACGGCTCCAGCCTCGACGTCACCGTGCTCGACCGCGACCGGCAGGTGGCCGGGCTGCCGTACCGGCTGTGGCGGCGCATCAGGCTCAACTCCGAGACCAGGCGCCGCGCCATCAGATCGTTGCGCGCCGAGCTCGAACGCGAGGCCCTCATGGCGTACGCCGCCCAGGCGGCCGGCGCCAGCACCCCGCGCCTGCTCGGCACCAGCGAGATCGGCACCGAGGCCGCCCTGCTCGCCTACGAGCACATCGAGACCCGGCCACTCGACGAGGTGCCCGACGCCGAGATCGACGACGAGCTGCTCGCCCAGATCTGGGAGCAGGTCGAGCTGCTGCAGATCCAGCGCCTGGCGCACCGCCGGCTCACCGGCGACAGCATCCACCTCGACGGGGCCGGCCGCGTCGTGCTCACCGACGCGCGCAGCGGCGAGGTCGCCGCCGGAGACCTGCTCCTGCGGCTCGACGTCGCCCAGCTCCTCACCTACCTGGCGCTGCGCGTCGGCCCGGAACGCTCGGTCCGCGCCGCCGCCGACGTCATGGGCCCCGACGCGCTCGCCGCCGCCATGCCGCTGCTCCAGCAGATCGCGCTGACCAGGGAGACCCGCGCCGCGCTGGCCAAGGCCAAGAACGTGCTGCCCGGCATCCGCGAGCACATCGTCGCGCTCAAGCCGCAGAGCAAGGTCGAAGAGGTACGCCTCGAACGTTTCCGCCCCCGCACCCTGATCACCATCATCGCCAGCACGCTCGCCGCGTACATCGTGCTCTACCAGCTCAGCCGGGTGGACGTCTACCACGTGATCACCACGGCCAACTGGGCCTGGTCGGGGCTGGCCCTGGTGGCCTCGTTCGCCAGCTACGTGGCGGCCGCGTTCATGCTGCGCGGCTTCGTGCCCGAGCACCTGCCGCTCTGGCGTACGGTGCTGGCGCAGTTCGCGGGCTCGTTCGTCAAGCTCGTCGCGCCCGCCGCCGTGGGCGGCGTCGCGATCAATACCCGCTACCTGCAGAAACGCGGGATCCACCCGGCCAGCGCGGTCGCCAGCGTCGGCGCCTCGCAGCTCATCATGCTGGTCTTCCACATCATGCTGCTGGCGCTGTTCGCCTACATCACCGGCTCGACCACGCCCACCTCGTTCACCCCGTCGCGCACGCTCGTCCTCGTGCTGCTCGGGGTGGCGGTGCTGGTCGTCGCCGTGCTCGGCGTGCCGCCGCTGCGCCGGCTGGTCACCGCACGGCTGCGCAAGCTCTTCTCGAACGTGCTGCCGCGCCTGCTCGACGTGCTCCAGTCGCCGCGCAAGATGGTCGAGGCCTGCTTCGGCACGCTCTCGATCACGCTCACGTTCATCGTCTGCCTCGACGCCTGCGTGGCCGCGTTCGGCGGCACGCTCAGCTTCACCGCCGTCGCGGTCGTCTTCCTCACGGCCAACGCGATCGGCTCCGCCGCGCCCACACCCGGAGGTCTGGGCGCGGTCGAAGTCGCACTCGTGGGCGGCCTGACGGTCGCCGGAGTGCTGCCCGAGGTGGCCACCTCGGCCGTGCTGCTGTACCGGCTGCTCACGTTCTGGCTGCCGGTACTGCCGGGCTGGGCCGCCTTCACCTACCTCCAGCGGAACGAAGCTCTGTGA
- the mgrA gene encoding L-glyceraldehyde 3-phosphate reductase, whose translation MTYQADERRYERQPYNRSGRSGLKLPAVSLGLWHNFGDNRPIENSRAILRRAFDLGVTHFDLANNYGVPYGSAERNFGRILREDFAAYRDELVISTKAGYDMWPGPYGEWGSRKYVLSSLDQSLKRMGLEYVDIFYSHRPDPETPLEETMGALDRAVRSGKALYAGVSNYSPEQTAQAARIMRELGTPLLIHQPSYSMINRWIEDGLLDTLEEAGMGCIVFSPLAQGLLTDRYLQGVPEDSRAATSRFLSSDRIDRELARDLDEIARTRGQTLAQMALSWAMRDPRVTSVLIGASSVKQLEDNVACVDGPAFTEDELAAIDKVTELRSAGGR comes from the coding sequence ATGACGTACCAGGCCGACGAGCGGCGCTACGAGCGCCAGCCGTACAACCGCAGCGGGCGCAGCGGGCTGAAGCTGCCTGCGGTCTCGCTGGGCCTGTGGCACAACTTCGGCGACAACCGGCCGATCGAGAACTCGCGGGCGATCCTGCGCCGCGCGTTCGACCTCGGGGTGACGCACTTCGACCTGGCCAACAACTACGGCGTGCCGTACGGCTCGGCGGAGCGGAACTTCGGCCGGATTCTGCGCGAGGACTTCGCCGCCTACCGCGACGAGCTGGTCATCTCCACCAAGGCCGGCTACGACATGTGGCCGGGCCCGTACGGCGAGTGGGGGTCGCGCAAGTACGTGCTGTCCAGCCTCGACCAGTCGCTGAAGCGCATGGGGCTGGAGTACGTGGACATCTTCTACAGCCACCGTCCCGACCCGGAGACGCCGCTGGAGGAGACGATGGGCGCGCTGGACCGGGCGGTGCGCTCGGGCAAGGCGCTGTACGCGGGCGTCTCCAACTACTCGCCTGAGCAGACCGCCCAGGCCGCGCGGATCATGCGCGAGCTGGGCACGCCGCTGCTCATCCACCAGCCGTCCTACTCGATGATCAACCGGTGGATCGAGGACGGGCTGCTGGACACGCTGGAGGAGGCGGGGATGGGCTGCATCGTGTTCTCGCCGCTGGCGCAGGGACTGCTGACCGACCGTTACCTCCAGGGCGTCCCGGAGGACTCGCGGGCGGCCACCAGCCGGTTCCTGAGCAGCGACCGGATCGACCGGGAGCTGGCGCGCGACCTCGACGAGATCGCGCGGACGCGCGGGCAGACGCTGGCTCAGATGGCGCTGTCATGGGCGATGCGGGACCCGAGGGTGACGAGCGTGCTGATCGGCGCCAGCAGCGTCAAGCAGCTGGAGGACAACGTGGCGTGCGTGGACGGCCCCGCCTTCACGGAGGACGAGCTGGCCGCGATCGACAAGGTCACAGAGCTTCGTTCCGCTGGAGGTAGGTGA
- a CDS encoding S9 family peptidase, with product MSSNMPPVAKKVPTERTHHGDTVIDEYAWLSNKEDPDTTAYLEAENDFLKQQTSHLADLQEQVFQEIKGRTQETDLSVPSRKGRWWYFSRTEEGKQYAVSCRVPADSDAPPEITPGIRLDREQVILDGNELAGDSPFFSVGTSSVTPDGTMLAFSTDYKGDERFTLRFKNLETGELLPDEITDIFYGGAWSADGSAFFYTRVDDAWRPFQVYRHTLGTQEDVLVYEESDERYWVGIGLTRSEKYLVLGAGSKITSEVRILDAADPAGEFQVVRPRKTGVEYGVEHAGDFFYVLHNENAQNFELATAPLDDPGTWTPLIAHREDTRLLEIDAFSDHAVVHFRRDGLTGLRVLPYSGAGETWRERVEASERNAYEIDFPEPLYDVGPAGNPEFTTTRLRLAYTSMVTPPSVYDYELDSHELILLKRRPVLGGYDPADYEQFRDWATAEDGTKIPVSIVKRKDAAKPAPTVLYGYGSYETSIDPGFSVPRLSLLDRGFVFAVAHVRGGGEMGRRWYEDGKLTRKRNTFTDFVAVARHLKASGWSDRVIARGGSAGGLLMGAVANLAPEVFAGVVAEVPFVDALNTILDPSLPLTVIEWDEWGDPLHDSDVYAYMKGYSPYENVDGRPYPPILAITSLNDTRVLYHEPAKWIARLRATAKGGPFLLKTEMGAGHGGRSGRYDAWREEAFALSWIIERGTS from the coding sequence GTGAGCAGCAACATGCCGCCAGTGGCGAAGAAGGTCCCCACGGAGCGCACCCATCACGGCGACACCGTCATCGACGAGTACGCCTGGCTCAGCAACAAGGAAGATCCAGACACGACCGCTTATCTGGAGGCGGAGAACGACTTTCTCAAGCAGCAGACCTCTCATCTGGCCGACCTCCAGGAGCAGGTGTTCCAGGAGATCAAGGGCCGTACCCAGGAGACCGACCTGTCCGTGCCCAGCCGCAAGGGCCGGTGGTGGTACTTCTCCCGTACGGAGGAGGGCAAGCAGTACGCCGTCTCCTGCCGCGTCCCCGCCGACAGCGACGCTCCCCCGGAGATCACCCCGGGCATCAGGCTCGACCGCGAGCAGGTGATCCTCGACGGCAACGAGCTCGCCGGCGACAGCCCGTTCTTCTCCGTCGGCACCAGCTCCGTCACCCCGGACGGCACGATGCTGGCGTTCTCGACCGACTACAAGGGCGACGAGCGGTTCACGCTGAGGTTCAAGAACCTGGAGACCGGCGAACTGCTGCCCGACGAGATCACCGACATCTTCTACGGCGGCGCCTGGTCGGCCGACGGCTCGGCGTTCTTCTACACGCGCGTGGACGACGCCTGGCGCCCGTTCCAGGTCTACCGGCACACCCTGGGCACCCAGGAGGACGTGCTGGTCTACGAGGAGAGCGACGAGCGTTACTGGGTGGGCATCGGGCTGACCCGCAGCGAGAAGTACCTCGTGCTGGGCGCGGGCAGCAAGATCACCAGCGAGGTGCGGATCCTCGACGCCGCCGACCCCGCCGGCGAGTTCCAGGTCGTCCGCCCCAGGAAGACCGGCGTCGAGTACGGCGTCGAGCACGCCGGAGACTTCTTCTACGTGCTCCACAACGAGAACGCGCAGAACTTCGAGCTGGCCACCGCCCCGCTCGACGACCCCGGCACGTGGACGCCGCTGATCGCCCACCGCGAGGACACCAGGCTCCTGGAGATCGACGCGTTCTCCGACCACGCCGTGGTGCACTTCCGCCGCGACGGCCTGACCGGCCTGCGCGTGCTCCCGTACAGCGGCGCGGGCGAGACCTGGCGCGAGCGGGTCGAGGCGTCGGAGCGGAACGCGTACGAGATCGACTTCCCCGAGCCCCTGTACGACGTCGGCCCCGCCGGCAACCCCGAGTTCACCACCACGCGGCTGCGGCTGGCGTACACGAGCATGGTCACCCCGCCCAGCGTGTACGACTACGAGCTCGACTCCCACGAGCTGATCCTGCTCAAGCGGCGCCCGGTGCTCGGCGGCTACGACCCGGCGGACTACGAGCAGTTCCGCGATTGGGCCACGGCCGAGGACGGCACGAAGATCCCCGTGTCCATCGTCAAGCGCAAGGACGCGGCCAAGCCCGCCCCGACCGTGCTGTACGGGTACGGCAGCTACGAGACCTCCATCGACCCCGGCTTCTCCGTCCCGAGGCTGTCGCTGCTCGACCGGGGTTTCGTCTTCGCGGTCGCGCACGTGCGCGGCGGCGGTGAGATGGGCCGCCGCTGGTACGAGGACGGCAAGCTGACCAGGAAGCGCAACACGTTCACCGACTTCGTGGCCGTGGCCAGGCACCTGAAGGCGTCCGGGTGGAGCGACCGGGTCATCGCCAGGGGCGGTTCGGCCGGCGGCCTGCTGATGGGTGCGGTGGCGAACCTGGCGCCGGAGGTGTTCGCGGGCGTGGTGGCCGAGGTGCCGTTCGTGGACGCGCTGAACACCATCCTCGACCCGTCGCTGCCGCTGACCGTGATCGAATGGGACGAGTGGGGCGACCCGCTGCACGACTCCGACGTGTACGCGTACATGAAGGGGTACTCGCCGTACGAGAACGTCGACGGCAGGCCGTACCCGCCGATCCTGGCGATCACCAGCCTCAACGACACGCGCGTGCTCTACCACGAGCCGGCGAAGTGGATCGCGAGGCTGCGCGCGACCGCGAAGGGCGGGCCGTTCCTGCTCAAGACCGAGATGGGCGCGGGGCACGGCGGCCGCAGCGGGCGTTACGACGCGTGGCGTGAGGAGGCCTTCGCGCTGTCGTGGATCATCGAGAGGGGCACGTCATGA
- a CDS encoding VOC family protein, producing the protein MTLDCADPPTLADFYGALTGMRVLFSTDEFVALTDDTGCDLGFQRVDGYRAPQWPGQDVPQQLHLDFRADDLDAMEELALELGATKPDHQPGDGRWRVLLDPAGHPFCLTSS; encoded by the coding sequence GTGACTCTGGACTGTGCCGACCCGCCGACGCTGGCGGACTTCTACGGCGCACTGACCGGGATGCGGGTCCTCTTCAGCACGGACGAGTTCGTCGCTCTGACGGACGACACCGGCTGTGATCTTGGATTCCAGAGGGTTGACGGATACCGGGCTCCGCAGTGGCCGGGTCAGGACGTGCCACAACAGTTGCACCTGGATTTCCGCGCTGACGACCTCGATGCGATGGAAGAGCTGGCCCTGGAGCTCGGCGCGACCAAACCGGACCATCAGCCCGGCGACGGACGCTGGCGGGTACTCCTGGACCCGGCCGGCCACCCCTTCTGCCTGACGTCTTCCTGA
- a CDS encoding PhzF family phenazine biosynthesis protein translates to MRLFTVDAFTDTAFQGNPAAVCLLDTPVTEHWMQSVATEMNLSETAFLLGDSLRWFTPAVEVTLCGHATLATAHILYSTGAADGQLEFNTASGTLTVNRRPDGMITMDFPAKEVSPAEAPPGLEKALGATPVRVGKSQLDLLVELESEETVSGLTPDITALNTVDARGIIVTAPGTETDFVSRFFAPRVGVPEDPVTGSAHCALAPYWSARFGRPSLVGAQLSARGGLVHVTHAGDRVHLAGRAVTMMSGTLHIS, encoded by the coding sequence ATGCGCCTCTTCACGGTCGACGCCTTCACTGACACAGCTTTCCAGGGTAATCCCGCGGCTGTCTGCCTGTTGGACACTCCGGTTACAGAGCACTGGATGCAGAGCGTAGCGACCGAGATGAACCTCTCCGAGACCGCCTTCCTGCTCGGGGATTCGCTCCGCTGGTTCACGCCGGCGGTGGAGGTCACACTCTGTGGTCATGCCACGCTCGCCACGGCGCACATCCTCTATTCGACGGGTGCGGCGGACGGGCAGCTCGAATTCAACACGGCCAGCGGGACGCTCACCGTGAATCGACGTCCGGACGGCATGATCACAATGGATTTTCCCGCCAAGGAGGTGTCCCCCGCAGAGGCTCCTCCCGGCCTGGAGAAAGCCCTCGGCGCCACCCCGGTGCGGGTCGGCAAAAGCCAGCTCGACCTGCTGGTGGAGCTCGAGTCAGAGGAAACGGTAAGCGGCCTTACCCCAGACATCACCGCGCTAAACACAGTTGACGCAAGAGGAATCATCGTCACAGCACCCGGCACCGAAACCGACTTCGTCTCCCGCTTCTTCGCCCCCAGGGTGGGCGTGCCCGAGGACCCGGTGACGGGCTCGGCGCACTGCGCCCTGGCCCCGTACTGGTCGGCCCGCTTCGGCCGTCCATCGTTGGTGGGCGCTCAGCTCTCCGCCCGGGGCGGCCTCGTCCACGTGACGCACGCCGGCGACCGCGTCCACCTCGCGGGCCGGGCCGTCACGATGATGTCGGGCACCCTGCACATCAGCTGA
- a CDS encoding cell division protein SepF: MGAVRKVVSYLGLSGVDHYDEGYDDDEQYEDEYVPATERAARRWRANVDSSRIVMVQPLKYNDAPLIGQHFREGQTVIMDVTGMSMPEATRMVDFAAGLAFGCEGRIERIAERVFLLAPAHVEIETT, encoded by the coding sequence ATGGGGGCAGTGCGCAAGGTGGTGAGCTACCTTGGCCTGAGCGGGGTCGATCACTACGACGAGGGCTATGACGACGACGAGCAGTACGAGGACGAGTACGTCCCCGCCACGGAGCGGGCCGCCAGGCGGTGGCGTGCGAACGTGGACTCCTCGCGCATCGTTATGGTTCAGCCGCTCAAGTACAACGACGCACCGTTGATCGGCCAGCACTTCCGAGAAGGTCAGACGGTGATCATGGACGTTACGGGCATGTCGATGCCTGAGGCGACGCGGATGGTGGACTTCGCCGCCGGGCTGGCCTTCGGTTGTGAGGGGCGGATCGAGCGGATCGCCGAGCGCGTGTTCCTCCTTGCCCCGGCTCACGTGGAGATCGAGACCACCTGA
- the argS gene encoding arginine--tRNA ligase has protein sequence MTDPQIVLTERVQQALARAFGPEHADADPLIRPSQFADFQANVAMSLAKRLRRSPREVAEAITAELSDFPGTIEVSGPGFLNITLGNAWIEAEAQQMLADPRLGVGTITPSQTVVIDYSAPNAAKEMHVGHLRTTIVGDSLARLHEHLGNTVIRQNHLGDWGTPFGMLIEHLLDIGEQAAVEQLEAGQGTEFYQAARAKFDGDEAFKTRARARVSTLQSGDPDTLRLWHVFMDATVRFFNKVYDLLGVTLTDADIAGESMYNPMLQKTCDDLESSGTAVISEGALCVFPPGFTGSDDKPLPLIIRKSDGGYGYATTDMAAIRYRVNDLKTDRILYVVGNEQALHFQMVFAAAKQAGWLPETTSAEHVRIGMMLGKDGRRFKTRSGESVKLMDLLQEAVDRAAKLIEDRGYDEATQREIAHAVGMAAVKYADLSVSHDSEYVFDLDRMVATTGNTGPYMQYATARIRSIFRRAGISPADATASIVLAAPAERALGLHLLGFGELVAQVTADSEPHRLCAFLFQTASLLSTFYEECPVIKEGVDPETRDHRLALCALTLRVLETGLDLLGVPVPERM, from the coding sequence ATGACCGACCCGCAGATAGTGCTCACCGAGCGCGTCCAGCAGGCGCTGGCCCGCGCGTTCGGTCCGGAGCACGCCGACGCAGATCCGCTGATCCGGCCCTCCCAGTTCGCCGATTTCCAGGCGAACGTCGCGATGAGCCTGGCCAAGCGCCTGCGACGGTCCCCGCGGGAGGTCGCCGAAGCGATCACTGCGGAGCTGTCCGACTTCCCCGGCACGATCGAGGTCAGCGGCCCGGGCTTCCTCAACATCACGCTCGGCAACGCGTGGATCGAGGCCGAGGCCCAGCAGATGCTGGCCGACCCGCGCCTCGGCGTCGGCACGATCACCCCGTCGCAGACCGTCGTGATCGACTACTCCGCGCCCAACGCGGCCAAGGAGATGCACGTCGGCCACCTGCGCACCACGATCGTCGGCGACTCGCTGGCCCGCCTGCACGAGCACCTGGGCAACACCGTCATCAGGCAGAACCACCTGGGCGACTGGGGCACCCCGTTCGGCATGCTCATCGAGCACCTGCTCGACATCGGCGAGCAGGCCGCGGTCGAGCAGCTCGAAGCCGGCCAGGGCACCGAGTTCTACCAGGCGGCGCGGGCCAAGTTCGACGGCGACGAGGCGTTCAAGACGCGCGCGCGGGCGCGGGTGAGCACCCTGCAGTCGGGCGACCCCGACACGCTGCGGCTCTGGCACGTGTTCATGGACGCCACCGTGCGCTTCTTCAACAAGGTCTACGACCTGCTCGGCGTCACGCTCACCGACGCCGACATCGCCGGCGAGAGCATGTACAACCCCATGCTCCAGAAGACCTGCGACGACCTGGAGTCCTCGGGCACGGCGGTGATCAGCGAGGGCGCGCTGTGCGTGTTCCCGCCGGGCTTCACCGGCTCCGACGACAAGCCGCTGCCGCTCATCATCAGGAAGAGCGACGGCGGCTACGGCTACGCCACCACCGACATGGCCGCCATCCGCTACCGCGTCAACGACCTCAAGACCGACCGCATCCTCTACGTGGTCGGCAACGAGCAGGCGCTGCACTTCCAGATGGTGTTCGCCGCGGCGAAGCAGGCGGGCTGGCTGCCCGAGACCACCTCGGCCGAGCACGTACGCATCGGCATGATGCTGGGCAAGGACGGCCGCCGCTTCAAGACCCGCTCCGGCGAGTCCGTCAAGCTGATGGACCTGCTGCAGGAGGCCGTCGACCGGGCCGCCAAGCTGATCGAGGACCGCGGCTACGACGAGGCGACCCAGCGGGAGATCGCCCACGCCGTCGGCATGGCCGCCGTGAAGTACGCCGACCTGTCGGTCAGCCACGACAGCGAGTACGTCTTCGACCTCGACCGCATGGTGGCCACGACCGGCAACACCGGCCCCTACATGCAGTACGCGACGGCCCGGATCCGCTCCATCTTCCGCAGGGCGGGCATCTCCCCGGCCGACGCGACCGCATCCATCGTGCTCGCGGCTCCGGCCGAGCGCGCGCTGGGTCTCCACCTGCTGGGGTTCGGCGAGCTCGTCGCCCAGGTCACCGCCGACTCCGAGCCGCACCGGCTGTGCGCGTTCCTCTTCCAGACGGCCAGCCTGCTGAGCACGTTCTACGAGGAGTGCCCGGTGATCAAGGAGGGCGTCGACCCCGAGACCAGGGACCACCGGCTGGCCCTGTGCGCGCTGACGTTGCGGGTGCTGGAGACGGGGCTCGACCTTCTGGGCGTCCCTGTCCCCGAGCGCATGTAA